A single Capsicum annuum cultivar UCD-10X-F1 unplaced genomic scaffold, UCD10Xv1.1 ctg83390, whole genome shotgun sequence DNA region contains:
- the LOC107860990 gene encoding uncharacterized protein LOC107860990, with protein MGIICSSYESTSVATTAKLILHDGRLQEFSYPVKASYLLQHDPTIFICNSDDMDFGNVVSAVSDEEELQLGQLYFALPLSHLKHKLKAEEMAALAMKASSALNNSSSSAEKFIVFEKGGGHFSKKVVDDNSGTPTPRRNNSGRRKKFTAKLSAIHE; from the coding sequence ATGGGTATTATATGCAGTTCATACGAATCCACATCAGTTGCTACTACTGCCAAATTAATACTTCACGATGGAAGATTACAAGAGTTTTCTTATCCAGTTAAAGCTTCTTACTTGTTACAACATGACCCAACAATCTTCATTTGCAACTCTGACGATATGGATTTTGGCAACGTTGTTTCCGCGGTAAGTGACGAAGAGGAGCTTCAACTTGGTCAGTTATACTTCGCTTTACCCTTGAGCCACCTAAAACATAAATTGAAGGCTGAGGAAATGGCTGCATTAGCTATGAAGGCAAGTTCTGCATTaaacaatagtagtagtagtGCTGAGAAATTTATAGTATTTGAAAAAGGTGGTggtcatttttcaaagaaagttgTGGATGACAATAGTGGTACTCCTACTCCTAGAAGGAATAACAGCGGCAGAAGAAAGAAGTTCACGGCTAAGTTGAGTGCAATACATGAGTAG